Proteins encoded in a region of the Paenibacillus sp. W2I17 genome:
- a CDS encoding alpha/beta hydrolase: protein MNPNPSSHTFGSSEFVQTRDGRKLHYMSMGTGELTVVFESGMGASRSNWGLVAPAIAEHARAVVYDRAGAGRSDVDLAPRSLERIAGDLGELLTALGPGPFILVGHSWGGPIVRAAAAAHLSRLRGIILVDPSDEHCEMYFSKLTKKSFAINGFLIPIMARTGLYKMLGSKAGSIQPDDVTADHLKEDFTVRAASTMLAEGKTFLDDMAALLEHPPALGDLEVSVISGTKPGKGEGKIRPALITAHRQTVSKLSNARWIGADQSGHMVIYTDPQVIINEIVRMINDVSSGARTEQK, encoded by the coding sequence ATGAATCCTAACCCTAGCTCACATACATTTGGTTCAAGTGAGTTTGTTCAGACCCGCGATGGTCGCAAACTACATTATATGTCCATGGGAACAGGAGAACTGACGGTTGTATTTGAGTCCGGTATGGGCGCCTCCAGATCGAACTGGGGACTGGTTGCACCAGCCATTGCTGAGCATGCACGTGCTGTTGTGTATGACAGGGCAGGGGCGGGACGAAGTGATGTCGACTTGGCTCCTCGCAGCCTTGAACGCATTGCAGGGGATCTTGGAGAACTGCTGACAGCTCTGGGCCCGGGCCCATTCATTCTGGTTGGACACAGCTGGGGAGGTCCGATTGTACGGGCTGCGGCGGCTGCACATCTATCTCGATTACGTGGCATTATTCTGGTAGATCCATCAGACGAGCATTGCGAAATGTATTTTTCCAAGCTTACTAAAAAGAGCTTTGCCATTAACGGTTTCCTCATTCCAATCATGGCGCGGACTGGCTTATATAAGATGCTTGGCAGCAAAGCTGGAAGTATTCAGCCTGACGATGTGACAGCGGATCACCTCAAGGAGGATTTCACTGTACGGGCAGCCAGCACGATGCTTGCGGAAGGTAAAACATTTCTGGATGACATGGCAGCGCTGCTGGAACATCCTCCGGCTCTGGGTGATCTGGAAGTTAGCGTGATCTCGGGTACGAAACCGGGCAAGGGAGAGGGGAAAATCAGACCTGCCCTCATCACGGCGCATCGCCAGACGGTGAGCAAGCTATCCAATGCAAGATGGATTGGGGCCGATCAATCGGGACATATGGTTATCTATACAGACCCTCAGGTCATTATTAATGAAATTGTACGAATGATAAATGATGTGAGCTCAGGCGCAAGAACAGAACAAAAGTGA
- a CDS encoding beta-glucosidase — protein MERNIEELVQQMTLEEKAGMCSGLDFWHLKGVERLGIPSIMVTDGPHGLRKQDGSADHLGLTSSVPATCFPSAAGLASSWDKELARQVGVALGEECQAEDVAVLLGPGVNIKRSPLGGRNFEYFSEDPLLSTQMATGHIQGVQSQGVGTSLKHFAVNNQEERRMSIDAVVDERTLREIYLASFEGAVKDGQPWTVMCSYNKVNGTYAGENEWLLTDILKDEWGHEGLVVSDWGAVNERADALAAGLELEMPTSGGIGERKVIDAVESGQLPLDKLDRAVERLLTLIFNAVDQKQEGATYNKDEHHHLARKVAAESMVLLKNEEGILPLGREGEVALIGAFARKPRFQGGGSSHINPTKVDDIVEEMTQVAGEGVTFSYAPGYRIEADDVDETLMHEAVQAAQSADTAVVFVGLPDRYESEGYDRAHLRLPDNHIRLIEEIAKVQSRVVVVLSNGSPVEMPWLPQVQAVLEAYLGGQAVGGAIADLLYGEVNPSGKLAETFPAKLSHNPSFLNFPGEGDRVDYREGIFVGYRYYDKKELEPLFPFGYGLSYTTFEYADLKVDRTELTDQDEVNVHVRVTNTGDIAGKEIVQLYVSDVESTVIRPVRELKGFAKVALEPGESKVVSFTLNKRSFAYYNVDMKDWHVETGEFEIQVGSSSRDIHVHTRVNVESTATFLPTYTRNSTLGDIQRDPAHKQLLDQALQQFQEASGFGGDDAGDHADMMDAMMKYMPLRALVAFSGGAMTEEAMNELLEKLNNKDHGIRG, from the coding sequence GTGGAACGTAACATCGAGGAACTGGTACAGCAGATGACACTGGAAGAAAAAGCGGGTATGTGCTCGGGACTGGACTTTTGGCATCTGAAAGGGGTGGAGCGTCTTGGCATTCCATCCATCATGGTGACGGACGGACCTCATGGGCTGCGGAAGCAGGATGGGAGTGCAGATCATCTAGGTCTGACGTCGAGCGTGCCTGCAACCTGTTTCCCTTCTGCGGCAGGATTGGCTAGTTCATGGGACAAGGAGCTGGCGCGCCAGGTCGGGGTGGCTTTGGGTGAGGAATGTCAGGCCGAGGATGTAGCGGTACTGCTTGGGCCCGGTGTAAATATTAAACGTTCCCCGCTGGGTGGACGTAACTTTGAATACTTTTCCGAAGATCCGTTGTTATCTACGCAGATGGCTACCGGTCATATTCAGGGTGTGCAGAGTCAGGGTGTGGGTACATCTCTCAAACACTTTGCAGTCAATAATCAGGAAGAACGGCGTATGTCGATTGATGCGGTGGTGGATGAACGGACGCTGCGTGAGATATATCTGGCGAGCTTTGAAGGTGCAGTGAAGGATGGACAACCGTGGACGGTGATGTGTTCTTATAATAAGGTGAACGGTACGTATGCAGGTGAGAATGAATGGTTGCTTACGGATATTCTGAAAGACGAATGGGGTCACGAAGGTCTTGTGGTATCAGACTGGGGCGCGGTCAATGAACGTGCAGACGCCCTTGCAGCAGGACTGGAATTGGAGATGCCAACAAGCGGTGGAATCGGTGAGCGTAAAGTGATCGATGCCGTAGAGAGCGGACAACTGCCGCTGGACAAGCTGGATCGGGCGGTGGAGCGTCTGCTTACGCTGATCTTCAATGCTGTTGATCAAAAGCAAGAAGGGGCTACATATAACAAGGATGAGCATCACCACCTTGCGCGCAAGGTGGCAGCCGAGAGTATGGTTTTGCTGAAAAATGAAGAAGGTATCCTGCCGCTGGGACGTGAAGGCGAAGTGGCTTTAATCGGGGCATTTGCGCGTAAACCTCGCTTCCAGGGCGGCGGCAGTTCCCATATTAATCCGACCAAAGTGGATGATATTGTGGAAGAGATGACACAGGTGGCTGGCGAAGGTGTAACCTTCTCGTATGCCCCGGGTTATCGGATTGAAGCGGATGATGTGGATGAAACGTTAATGCATGAGGCTGTTCAGGCAGCACAGTCGGCGGATACCGCCGTAGTGTTCGTCGGATTGCCGGATCGTTATGAATCGGAAGGGTATGATCGTGCCCATCTGCGTCTGCCTGACAATCATATTCGGTTGATCGAAGAGATTGCCAAGGTTCAATCACGTGTGGTCGTGGTGCTGAGTAACGGATCTCCAGTGGAGATGCCTTGGCTGCCGCAGGTGCAAGCGGTGCTTGAAGCTTATCTTGGCGGGCAGGCCGTTGGTGGAGCGATAGCTGATTTGTTGTATGGAGAGGTAAATCCATCCGGTAAACTGGCGGAGACGTTCCCTGCCAAGCTCAGCCATAATCCATCCTTCTTGAATTTTCCGGGCGAAGGGGATCGTGTCGATTACCGGGAAGGCATCTTTGTTGGTTACCGCTATTATGACAAAAAAGAGCTGGAGCCACTGTTCCCGTTTGGCTATGGACTGAGTTATACGACATTTGAATATGCTGATCTGAAGGTAGATCGCACAGAACTGACGGATCAGGATGAAGTGAATGTGCATGTTCGGGTTACCAATACCGGAGATATCGCTGGCAAAGAGATTGTACAGCTTTATGTCAGCGACGTAGAGAGCACAGTTATTCGTCCGGTGAGAGAATTGAAAGGATTTGCGAAGGTGGCCCTTGAACCTGGAGAGTCAAAAGTGGTGAGCTTCACACTAAACAAACGTTCATTCGCCTATTACAACGTAGATATGAAGGACTGGCATGTGGAGACCGGAGAGTTCGAGATTCAGGTAGGCAGTTCCTCACGGGACATTCATGTGCACACACGTGTGAACGTAGAGTCTACAGCGACATTCCTTCCAACCTATACGCGTAATAGTACATTGGGTGATATCCAGCGTGATCCTGCTCACAAACAGCTGTTGGACCAAGCTTTGCAACAATTCCAGGAGGCCAGTGGGTTCGGCGGTGATGATGCCGGGGATCATGCAGATATGATGGATGCGATGATGAAATATATGCCGCTGCGTGCACTTGTTGCGTTTAGCGGTGGGGCCATGACGGAAGAAGCGATGAATGAACTTCTGGAGAAGCTGAACAACAAGGATCATGGTATTCGGGGATAA
- a CDS encoding alpha/beta hydrolase, which yields MKHIYKAGAQPDAPTILLLHGTGGTENDLIGLAEMIAPGAGILGVRGNISENGMPRFFRRLAEGVFDEEDLIARTAELGSFVDAAAVEYGFDRSNVYALGYSNGANIAASLIFHQADVFKGAILHHPMVPLRGLELPDLKGLPVFIGAGENDPIVPRRETEELASLLSGAGADVNTHWERQGHQLTRTEAEAAAAWFKTQA from the coding sequence ATGAAACATATCTATAAAGCAGGTGCTCAGCCGGATGCTCCAACAATCCTGTTGCTTCATGGCACAGGAGGAACCGAGAATGATCTGATCGGTCTGGCGGAGATGATCGCACCAGGAGCTGGCATACTTGGGGTGCGGGGTAATATATCGGAGAACGGGATGCCCCGTTTCTTCCGGCGCCTGGCTGAAGGTGTTTTTGATGAAGAGGATCTGATTGCTCGTACGGCTGAGCTGGGATCTTTTGTCGATGCAGCTGCGGTGGAATATGGCTTCGATCGGTCCAACGTGTATGCACTGGGTTACTCTAACGGTGCCAACATTGCGGCAAGTTTGATCTTCCATCAAGCAGATGTATTCAAAGGTGCAATTCTGCATCACCCGATGGTACCGCTGCGCGGACTCGAACTTCCGGATCTGAAAGGTCTGCCTGTGTTCATTGGTGCGGGCGAGAACGATCCGATTGTACCAAGACGTGAAACGGAGGAACTTGCTTCGCTGCTGAGCGGTGCAGGTGCCGATGTAAACACGCATTGGGAGCGTCAAGGTCATCAGTTAACCCGTACCGAAGCAGAAGCTGCGGCAGCTTGGTTTAAGACTCAGGCGTAA
- a CDS encoding ring-cleaving dioxygenase — protein MFRTSGIHHITAFVDDAQKNVDFYAGVLALRLVKKTINFDAPDVYHLYYGNEQGAPGTIITFFPQQNSRRGVIGSGQTGVTVYAVPVGSLPFWKERLASFDIPYENKTRFGEQYIRFFDKGGLLLELVEREGGQPSKWSFNGVTPEHAIKGFGGAVLFSHVPEKTMDVLVSKLGLEQVGEENGLLRLQASGDIGQIIDIQSTGIQRGIGGAGTVHHIAWRAKDYVEHEQIQQDLEQSGYHPTPVIDRQYFNAVYFREPGGILFELATDPPGFARDEPAESMGEKLMLPEWYEPQREQIEQLLSRIEVREWKGESKS, from the coding sequence ATGTTCAGAACTTCAGGAATTCATCATATTACAGCTTTTGTAGACGATGCACAGAAAAACGTTGATTTTTATGCAGGTGTGTTGGCGCTCAGACTGGTGAAAAAAACAATTAACTTTGATGCACCAGACGTGTATCACTTGTATTACGGGAATGAGCAGGGTGCACCGGGAACAATCATTACCTTTTTCCCACAGCAAAATTCAAGAAGAGGTGTCATTGGTTCCGGTCAGACTGGAGTTACCGTATATGCTGTTCCTGTAGGAAGCCTGCCTTTCTGGAAAGAACGTCTTGCTTCCTTCGATATTCCATATGAAAATAAAACCAGATTTGGTGAGCAATACATTCGTTTCTTCGACAAAGGTGGTCTGTTGCTTGAACTGGTTGAGCGTGAAGGCGGTCAGCCAAGCAAGTGGAGTTTCAACGGTGTGACACCGGAGCATGCCATCAAAGGATTTGGCGGAGCCGTATTGTTCAGCCACGTTCCTGAGAAAACCATGGACGTCTTGGTGAGCAAACTGGGTCTGGAGCAAGTCGGTGAAGAGAACGGACTCCTTCGTCTTCAGGCAAGCGGCGATATCGGTCAGATCATCGATATTCAGTCCACAGGCATCCAACGCGGGATTGGTGGAGCCGGAACGGTTCACCATATTGCATGGCGTGCCAAAGATTACGTGGAGCATGAACAAATTCAGCAGGATCTTGAACAATCCGGGTATCATCCAACGCCAGTCATTGACCGTCAATACTTCAACGCTGTGTATTTCCGGGAGCCGGGAGGCATACTGTTCGAATTGGCTACGGATCCTCCGGGATTTGCACGGGATGAACCAGCAGAGAGCATGGGTGAGAAACTGATGTTGCCTGAATGGTATGAACCACAGCGTGAACAGATTGAACAATTGTTGTCACGAATTGAAGTACGTGAATGGAAAGGAGAGTCCAAATCATGA
- a CDS encoding hemolysin family protein yields the protein MDGIIALNLFLVAVFIGLTAFFVGAEFAILKVRMSRIDQLISEGNKKAVLAKKVAHNLDYYLSACQLGITITALVLGALGEPTVEKMLHPLFERMEVPAALSTVLSYGIALAIITFLHVVIGELAPKTLAIQFAERMTLLLAPPLYWFGKIMNPFIYALNGAARLLLGIFGVKPAGHDTVHSEEELKLIMAQSYESGEINQTELDYLKNIFAFDERLLQEIMIPRDKIVTLNKEMPLDQIIETLNRHEYTRYPVIANGDQAHFVGFINTKEMLTSVAAGRDFNMETFVHNTPSFSERSPIKDVLIQMQQSRVHIATVKNEAGATVGMVTMEDILEEIVGDIKDEYEHKDLVNPPKRMKLV from the coding sequence TTGGACGGAATAATAGCCTTGAATTTATTTTTAGTAGCCGTATTTATAGGTCTGACAGCCTTTTTCGTTGGAGCCGAATTTGCAATTCTTAAAGTACGGATGTCCCGAATCGATCAATTGATCTCGGAAGGGAACAAAAAGGCAGTACTGGCCAAAAAAGTGGCGCACAACCTGGATTATTATCTGTCAGCATGTCAATTGGGGATTACCATCACGGCGCTCGTATTGGGAGCCTTGGGTGAACCTACCGTTGAGAAAATGCTGCATCCGCTCTTTGAGCGCATGGAAGTGCCGGCGGCGTTGTCCACCGTGCTTTCCTACGGTATCGCTTTGGCGATCATTACGTTCCTGCACGTAGTTATTGGTGAATTGGCACCCAAAACACTGGCGATTCAATTTGCAGAGAGAATGACGCTGTTGTTGGCACCACCACTGTACTGGTTCGGTAAAATCATGAATCCGTTCATCTATGCGCTGAATGGAGCTGCTCGTCTGTTGCTTGGCATATTTGGTGTAAAACCTGCCGGGCATGATACCGTTCACTCCGAAGAAGAGCTGAAGCTGATTATGGCACAGAGTTATGAGAGTGGCGAGATCAACCAGACCGAGCTGGACTATCTCAAAAACATTTTTGCTTTTGATGAGCGTTTGCTTCAGGAGATCATGATTCCAAGAGATAAAATCGTTACTTTAAATAAGGAAATGCCGCTTGATCAGATCATTGAAACGCTGAATCGACACGAATACACGAGATACCCTGTTATTGCGAATGGGGATCAGGCTCATTTTGTTGGCTTCATTAACACGAAAGAAATGCTGACGAGTGTAGCAGCGGGCAGAGACTTCAATATGGAGACATTTGTTCACAATACGCCGAGTTTCTCCGAGCGTTCTCCAATCAAGGATGTACTGATCCAGATGCAGCAGAGCCGTGTACACATTGCAACCGTGAAAAACGAGGCAGGTGCTACGGTAGGTATGGTTACGATGGAGGATATCCTTGAAGAGATTGTCGGAGATATCAAGGATGAATACGAGCATAAAGATTTGGTGAATCCACCCAAAAGAATGAAACTGGTTTAA
- a CDS encoding hemolysin family protein, translating into MDIITILNIALLIILIALTAFFVASEFAVVKIRTSRVDQLVAEGNKKAVLAKKVVSDLDYYLSACQLGITVTALGLGALGKPTVERLLYPIFNYLDVPASISSIASYAIAFILVTFLHVVIGEMAPKTLAIQFSEKLTLMLSPSLYWFGKVMYPFIWALNGASRVLLRGFGVKPAKHDQAYSEDEIKIIMNQSYEGDENNKTKLSYLENVFVFDERDAKDIMVPRTELVTLDQDMTYDDIIPILDEHNYSRYPVIEDGDKDRIIGVVNVKKILPDMVAARSYQLSEFVREIPFVSEVTSIQDAMIKMQQERVHMAVVVDEYGGTSGIITMEDILEELVGEIRDEFDADEVADIQETGENQYLINGRVLLDEVERQFGLSFEGNEEMDTVAGWIQYQKGVGVEKGDTVEHGDYVWTVVDTENYHIKQVLLERVNGAQVEEATSDLA; encoded by the coding sequence TTGGACATAATTACCATATTGAATATCGCTTTACTTATTATCTTGATTGCATTGACTGCATTTTTCGTAGCATCGGAATTTGCTGTAGTCAAAATTCGTACATCAAGAGTGGATCAACTGGTCGCGGAAGGCAATAAAAAGGCAGTACTCGCCAAAAAAGTTGTCTCGGACCTGGATTATTATCTGTCAGCCTGTCAGCTCGGTATTACGGTCACTGCTCTAGGACTGGGTGCACTCGGAAAACCGACGGTTGAGAGATTGTTATATCCGATATTCAATTATTTAGACGTACCTGCTTCAATCTCGTCGATTGCTTCTTATGCGATTGCCTTTATACTCGTTACGTTCTTGCACGTGGTTATTGGTGAGATGGCACCCAAAACATTGGCGATTCAGTTTTCGGAAAAACTGACGTTGATGCTCTCCCCTTCGCTATACTGGTTTGGTAAAGTCATGTACCCATTCATCTGGGCGCTTAATGGAGCCTCCCGTGTTCTTCTGCGGGGATTCGGTGTAAAGCCTGCCAAACATGATCAAGCCTACTCGGAGGACGAGATCAAAATCATCATGAACCAGAGTTATGAAGGTGACGAGAACAACAAGACCAAGCTTTCTTATCTGGAAAATGTATTTGTGTTCGACGAACGTGATGCCAAAGACATCATGGTGCCGCGTACGGAACTGGTGACATTAGATCAGGATATGACCTATGACGATATTATTCCTATATTGGATGAACATAACTATTCACGTTACCCTGTCATCGAGGATGGGGACAAGGACCGCATTATCGGCGTTGTGAATGTAAAAAAGATTTTGCCTGACATGGTTGCTGCAAGATCGTATCAGCTGAGCGAGTTCGTTCGTGAGATCCCGTTCGTTTCCGAAGTTACAAGTATCCAGGATGCGATGATTAAAATGCAGCAGGAACGTGTACACATGGCTGTAGTCGTGGATGAATACGGCGGCACCTCGGGAATCATTACGATGGAGGATATTCTGGAGGAGCTTGTCGGTGAGATTCGTGATGAATTCGATGCTGATGAGGTGGCCGATATTCAGGAGACCGGAGAGAATCAATATCTCATCAACGGCCGGGTACTTTTGGATGAGGTGGAGCGGCAGTTCGGGCTTAGCTTTGAAGGGAATGAAGAGATGGATACCGTGGCTGGATGGATCCAATACCAGAAGGGTGTAGGTGTGGAAAAAGGCGACACGGTAGAACACGGTGATTATGTCTGGACCGTTGTGGACACCGAGAACTATCACATTAAACAAGTTCTTCTGGAGCGGGTAAACGGCGCGCAGGTTGAGGAAGCTACAAGCGATCTGGCGTGA
- the purD gene encoding phosphoribosylamine--glycine ligase, whose amino-acid sequence MDILVVGGGGREHAIIWALAKSPKVDKIHCAPGNAGIAQLAECHAIAVNEFDKLTALAVVLKVGLVVIGPDDPLADGIVDAFDSTGIPVFGPRRNAAEIEGSKTFMKDLLHKYNIPTAAYEKFDNYEQAQAYLNEQAIPVVIKADGLAAGKGVTVAYSREEADQALRSIMVDKVFGEAGAKVIIEEFLAGQEMSILAFVDGETVRPMAAAQDHKPVFDNDQGPNTGGMGTYSPLPHISASIIEEAVETIIKPTAKAMVSEGRPFQGVLFAGLMISPDGKPKTIEFNARFGDPETQVVLPRLKSDLFDIFWATVHGKLADIEIEWSDDAAVCVVLASGGYPGPYAKGVVIEGLDQVQDAVVFHAGTARSEAGDWITNGGRILGVVGLGADIAEARNKAYEQAERIHFDGKHQRTDIAAKALV is encoded by the coding sequence ATGGATATTCTGGTAGTAGGCGGCGGTGGCCGGGAGCATGCAATCATCTGGGCGCTGGCAAAGAGTCCAAAGGTAGATAAGATTCACTGTGCACCGGGAAATGCAGGTATTGCTCAGCTCGCTGAGTGTCATGCCATTGCGGTAAATGAATTCGATAAACTAACGGCTCTTGCTGTAGTGCTTAAAGTGGGATTGGTGGTTATTGGTCCGGATGATCCGCTTGCGGATGGGATCGTGGATGCATTTGATTCGACAGGTATTCCGGTATTCGGACCTCGTCGCAATGCAGCAGAGATCGAAGGAAGTAAAACGTTCATGAAGGACCTGCTGCACAAATACAACATTCCAACCGCAGCCTATGAAAAATTCGACAACTACGAACAAGCTCAAGCATACCTGAATGAGCAAGCAATTCCGGTTGTCATCAAGGCAGATGGACTGGCAGCGGGCAAAGGTGTGACGGTAGCTTATTCGCGTGAAGAGGCTGATCAGGCACTTCGCAGTATCATGGTGGACAAAGTGTTTGGTGAAGCAGGAGCCAAAGTGATCATTGAAGAATTCCTCGCAGGTCAGGAAATGTCCATTTTGGCTTTTGTCGATGGGGAGACGGTTCGTCCGATGGCGGCAGCACAGGATCACAAACCTGTATTCGACAATGACCAAGGGCCAAACACAGGCGGTATGGGTACATACTCACCTTTGCCACATATCTCTGCTTCTATTATTGAGGAAGCCGTGGAGACGATCATTAAACCAACTGCTAAAGCGATGGTGTCCGAGGGACGTCCATTCCAGGGCGTATTGTTTGCCGGACTGATGATCTCACCAGATGGTAAACCCAAAACGATTGAGTTCAACGCGCGTTTTGGTGATCCCGAAACACAGGTCGTATTGCCACGCCTGAAGAGTGACTTGTTCGATATCTTCTGGGCAACCGTTCATGGCAAGCTGGCAGACATTGAAATTGAATGGAGCGATGATGCCGCAGTATGTGTGGTACTTGCTTCAGGAGGTTATCCGGGTCCTTATGCCAAAGGCGTAGTCATTGAAGGTCTGGATCAAGTGCAAGATGCCGTGGTATTCCACGCAGGTACAGCGCGTAGTGAAGCAGGAGACTGGATCACCAATGGTGGACGGATCCTGGGCGTAGTTGGCCTTGGTGCGGATATTGCCGAAGCTAGAAACAAAGCCTATGAACAGGCGGAGCGTATCCATTTTGATGGTAAACATCAGCGGACGGATATTGCTGCCAAAGCACTCGTATAG
- the purH gene encoding bifunctional phosphoribosylaminoimidazolecarboxamide formyltransferase/IMP cyclohydrolase, with protein sequence MSIKRALVSVWDKTGIVDFCRELSQMGVEIISTGGTSSLLSKEGVPVIGISDVTGFPEIMDGRVKTLHPAVHGGLLAVRDSEEHKRQMEENGLDYIDLVVVNLYPFQDTIAKPDVTYEDAIENIDIGGPTMLRSAAKNHAFVSVVVDTADYSQVLEEVRNDGDTTLETRKRLAAKVFRHTAAYDAVISDYLSNLNGDPLPERLTVTYEKLQDLRYGENPHQQAAFYRKPLAAQDTLTTAEQLHGKELSYNNINDANAALQIVKEFEEPAVVAVKHMNPCGVGIGASIYEAYSKAYAADPTSIFGGIVAANRIIDSDTAGKLSEIFLEIVLAPDFTQEALDILTKKKNIRLLKTGELNAARKRESQFVVTSIDGGMIVQQSDVHSIEASELNVVTDRAPSEEELKQLLFGWKVVKHVKSNAIVLAANDMTVGVGAGQMNRVGAAKIAIEQAGEQAKGAILASDAFFPMGDTLELAAKAGITAVIQPGGSIKDEESIKVANEYGIAMVFTGVRHFKH encoded by the coding sequence GTGAGTATCAAAAGAGCGCTGGTCAGCGTATGGGATAAAACAGGCATCGTGGACTTTTGCCGCGAGCTGTCGCAAATGGGAGTGGAGATTATTTCGACAGGAGGTACAAGCAGCCTGTTGTCGAAGGAAGGCGTACCTGTCATCGGAATTTCGGATGTGACCGGGTTCCCGGAAATCATGGACGGACGTGTCAAAACATTGCATCCGGCAGTGCATGGTGGGTTGCTGGCTGTTCGTGACAGCGAAGAGCATAAGCGCCAGATGGAAGAGAACGGACTGGATTATATCGACCTCGTTGTCGTGAACCTGTACCCCTTCCAAGATACCATCGCTAAACCGGATGTGACGTACGAAGACGCGATCGAGAACATTGATATAGGTGGTCCAACCATGCTTCGTTCTGCTGCCAAAAACCATGCTTTTGTTAGTGTTGTTGTTGACACAGCAGATTACAGCCAAGTGCTGGAGGAAGTGCGCAACGATGGAGATACCACTCTCGAAACTCGCAAACGGCTTGCGGCAAAAGTGTTCCGCCATACAGCGGCTTACGATGCAGTTATTTCTGACTATCTCTCTAACCTGAACGGCGATCCGTTGCCAGAGCGTCTGACGGTTACTTACGAAAAACTCCAGGATTTGCGTTACGGCGAAAATCCACATCAGCAGGCGGCATTCTACCGCAAACCGCTGGCTGCTCAAGATACGTTGACAACCGCCGAGCAATTGCATGGCAAAGAGTTGTCTTACAATAACATCAACGATGCGAACGCAGCATTGCAGATTGTCAAAGAGTTTGAAGAACCGGCGGTTGTCGCCGTTAAACATATGAACCCATGCGGCGTGGGTATTGGTGCAAGTATCTATGAAGCCTACAGCAAAGCATATGCTGCAGATCCAACGTCTATCTTTGGTGGCATTGTGGCAGCGAACCGCATTATCGACAGCGATACAGCGGGCAAATTGAGCGAGATTTTCCTGGAAATCGTACTTGCCCCTGACTTTACACAAGAGGCACTCGATATCCTGACGAAGAAGAAAAACATTCGTTTGCTCAAAACAGGCGAACTGAATGCTGCTCGTAAACGGGAGAGCCAATTCGTGGTAACGTCTATCGACGGCGGCATGATCGTGCAACAGTCCGATGTACACTCCATTGAAGCGAGCGAGTTGAATGTTGTAACCGATCGTGCACCATCGGAAGAAGAACTGAAACAGCTCTTGTTTGGCTGGAAAGTAGTTAAACACGTGAAATCCAACGCGATTGTACTTGCTGCGAATGACATGACGGTAGGTGTGGGGGCTGGACAAATGAATCGTGTGGGTGCAGCCAAAATTGCGATTGAGCAAGCGGGCGAGCAAGCAAAAGGTGCTATTCTGGCATCTGATGCGTTCTTCCCAATGGGTGATACGCTGGAACTGGCTGCAAAAGCCGGAATTACAGCAGTGATCCAACCTGGTGGTTCGATCAAAGATGAAGAATCCATCAAAGTAGCCAATGAATACGGAATTGCTATGGTCTTCACAGGCGTTCGTCACTTCAAACACTAG
- the purN gene encoding phosphoribosylglycinamide formyltransferase has protein sequence MANYRIAVFASGEGTNFQSLVDAVRNGGLNASVDLLVCDKPSARVVQRAQDAGVECHLFTPKNYASREAYEAEIVEVLESKKIDLVVLAGYMRLLTSVVVDRYAGRLINIHPSLLPAFAGKDAIGQALEYGVKVTGVTVHFVDGGMDTGPIIAQHPVPILPEDTPESISRSIHAAEQQLYPEVVSWFAQGLVQLDGRHVTVNKPV, from the coding sequence ATGGCGAACTACCGCATAGCTGTATTTGCCTCGGGTGAAGGGACTAACTTTCAGTCATTGGTCGATGCAGTACGGAACGGTGGGCTGAATGCATCCGTAGATCTGCTCGTGTGTGATAAACCGTCTGCACGTGTTGTGCAGCGGGCACAGGACGCAGGCGTGGAATGTCATCTGTTTACTCCGAAAAATTATGCTTCCCGTGAAGCCTATGAGGCAGAGATCGTGGAAGTGCTTGAATCCAAAAAGATCGACCTGGTCGTTCTTGCCGGATATATGAGATTGCTGACTTCTGTTGTGGTGGATCGTTACGCAGGGCGGTTGATCAACATACATCCTTCCTTGCTACCGGCATTTGCAGGTAAGGACGCGATTGGACAGGCATTGGAATACGGTGTGAAAGTTACGGGTGTGACCGTGCACTTTGTGGACGGAGGCATGGATACCGGACCGATTATTGCTCAACATCCGGTTCCCATTTTGCCAGAGGATACGCCTGAGTCAATCAGCCGTTCCATTCATGCAGCCGAACAGCAGTTATACCCCGAAGTTGTTTCCTGGTTCGCCCAAGGTCTGGTTCAGTTAGACGGACGTCACGTCACTGTTAACAAGCCGGTTTAA